The Elaeis guineensis isolate ETL-2024a chromosome 5, EG11, whole genome shotgun sequence DNA segment GAATGGAAAGAGAAAAGGGAGGGAAATTTTGATAGTTTTGTCTTGCATGGTGGCCATACTTCTTTAATGACTCTATTGAATGCGCTGCTTTCTTGGGAGTGCAAATACTTTCTTAGGATGAGTTATTTATACATGCGCGAAGGGGCATCAAACCTGCACCGTAGTTGGAGAAATTTGTGAACTTAAATTGAAAGCAAGACAATGCGTGTGAGCTCACACTCCATTGTTTGAAGTTTTCGCGCCAGTAGGGTTTAAGAAAAGAGGTGGGTCCGGTTAGGGTTAAATGGGATGTTGTAGCTTCAAAGAGGATTCAGTGGGCCACCCTAGCGATCCTTTTTAAGGGCAATACGATGATGTGCACACACTTCGACTAGAGAATCTAACCATCCGACATGGCATATTTCAAGCCTCAAAATTTTCACGTGGGCTGCAGCAAAGGTGAAACCAACGTTCGGACTCCGGAGTTGGATGTCTTTGGGAGGTAAGATGAAGTGGGGCCCATTGCTATTGATGCTTTACGCCAATCCACGTGGCAACTTAACGAGCTAATCCTTCGCGGCGGAGTTTTAACGATTTTACGCAAAGGTTTCGTTTGCAGTACTGGGACATGGTAAAAACTTGGTGTAAAATGATCTCGGAGGCCAAACATTACGGCATCATATTTTGCACAACTTTTGAAGCACAATATAATTTTGTATctctgaggaaaaaaaaaaaaaaaatcgtcgtGCTTTAAAATCGTGCAACATACGATCCAACAGTTTCGCGTGAATTATTCTTTCGTGCCTAAAATATATACAACCCGAGACCGGCTCCCTTCCCTCCTCCTCTTTCAAAAAATCTGATGTCATCATTCATCATCCCCTCAtttgttttattattttttgcaCCAAACGTCGCCCTGGTCCCTGAAGGGCCTGAACGGTGAGAAACTTGGTTAGACAAAGGCAAGGTTTTTAAAGTACGACATACTTGGATGGGAATTAAAAGGTTAGCAGTGCACAAGTCATTTAGCCCAAGCAAAGTAGGTTTTACTGTGTATTTGGTGGTCACGACAAGTTTGGTTTTATGGTGGTTGTTCCGTTGATGTTGGATACAGCGAGTCAATTACTGGTTTATCCTGCGTGGCAGGTCGATCGAGGCGGTTTACGTATGTTAAACTAAAGTTGGAGTAAATATTATGGTTTATTATGAGATAATAATAGGTTGGGAATAATCTAGACTGCATGAAGAAAAATGTTTGATGctgatattctttttttttatatgggcAGAAACGTTTGGGAGAATATTATAGTTTTCCGATAACAATGGGATCAACTACTCTTGATGAagcaaatctaacttaaattaaaGCTACAAGTCAATAGCTTGAGGAAGAAGTAATACTTGCCTTGAACCTTTCTTGACATCCGCCCCCACCCCCCAAGATTtctagttctctctctctctctcgtgtgtGTGATTTCTAGTTCTCCTATCGTTCGTTGAGATTAGTTTtgcaaaattaaatttgaaaataatttgaatGAGTTGAAATATTCAACAAAGGAGCAATTTTTCTCAACTCGCAACTTAGGATACCCTACATGGCCACCCGATATGATCCAGTTTTACCCATTCTGACACGACCTAATAATAAATAACCATTAATCGgcaaaaggaaaacaaactaatCACCGAATTAGCTGAGTAAAAGAGATCAACGATTGCTAAGATAACTCGACATTGATGCTCCAATGCAACCCAAGAAAAAACTCTTATTACCTTTTAAGCTCTAAGCATCGAACATCTAACCATGCACGGTTATGTAAATCCGGATCAGAGTATATGATATGAAACCATGCTCGAATTGAAAAGCATTTAACCCAGACTTCGATTTTGGCACCCCACAGAAATGATGCCACAAATTTGTTTGGCTCCTACCAACTTATTATATAACCATTTAGTTGCAATAGTATCAGCTCACTCACTGTATGGCTACTCCTTGCATCGAAGATAGTGAGAACCACGATCTTCTCGCTAGTTCGAGCTTTTCGTTATTTACTTATGAAACCGAAACGATGGGTAACAAAATTCCAGAATAATTGATCTTATCCAACTTAATTAAACACAGCAGAAAAAGGGACAACCATTCTTATATTTTACCACATAATTTCCGTAATAAAATACGGATGAATTGAAAGAGGAAGCAATCGTTCTTATATTTAATCAGATATGTACAAAACAAACCGCCTAGCTGTACTTGAGGTGACTAATATTAAATTAACGATGGTAACTCCTTCAGAGAGAATGCACCGGAGAGAGATTTCGTGATcaaacacacgcacacacacaaacCACACAGAAAAATTAATGCAATTTTGAGTGttattttgtgaaaaaaaaatggATCAAACAACTTGTTCCTCGTAGTGATCCGGATCCCAGCCCATTTACCAATTACTCTCCTAAGTCCTAACCCAACCCAAAGCTCCCAAACGAAGGACCTGATGATCGGAGACCATCTAAAGGGCAAGCATAAAAACTGGAGAATAGAAATTTTGATGCACCCAACCCCACAACTGAGACTAGTTCTATAGGTTTTACCTGCATCCATGTATCATCCATTTCGTCAAACATTCCAGAAGATCCACGCACCAACCCCTGTGAAACCCATTCAACGTGAGCGGGGCCAACGAAAAGAGAAGAATAGGACATTAACATATTTATATTAAAAGATGAGGAGGGTAGAAGAAGATGTACATAAAAAATCTCAAATCAAAGAGTATCCAATGCTCCCTCCGGATATTTCCTTCCTCTTTTCCGGTGTTGCTGATTAGAAAGGAGAGaatagaagagaaaagaaggatGCAGAGAGGGAGACGCATGCCGACTTGCCAAGTAGCCATGATACGTGTAAGCAAGGAGAATTTGGTATCCATGCAAAAATAAGACGAAGATTTGGACGTACTTTGTGCCGGTGTCCTCACATGCCACTTTTTCAACGAGTTGGCTGACCTTGACTTGGGTCCGTTAAAGATCGCAGATGAGTGCAAGAAATTGGAGCTAAAGTATAAGGTTAGAAGAAACGGAGGGAGATCTGGCCTCCCTAGCTAGCCTCCAGTTacctccacaaaaaaaaaaaaaaaaaaaaaaaggtgaagagGGATAGAAGAAACGGGCACTGTGAGTGAAATGGTTTCAGATGGCTGCATTAGACACTGAAGCTGAGGATGCAAGGAATTAAGTAGCAACTAGTGGATAGATGTGATTCTATTAATCACAATTATTAGGAGTTTGTTATTTTGATAAACTTTTTTCGCTCAAGGTATAATTTGATCTGCAATCTTTGATACAACCACCGACAGATTTGCCAACAGGTTTTTTCTTGAGAACAAGAATTTGCGAAATCTAGTTGAAAATGGAGACGAAAGCTGGTTGTTAGCTATTTTTTgtggaaacaaagaaaaattaaTTGGGATGATGGCAGGATATTACCTAGATATCATATGTCTATAAGATTTTACCAACTCACCAAAATGACACCCTTATAAAATATGGACAGATCGATATATTGGAAAGAAACTGCATACCTTGTCATTGTTTAAAAAACAAAAGTAGGATTTCAGCTTGGATCCCCAACGTTCGAGCATCAACGTGGCGTGTTGTTTTGGGCACATGAATACTGATATCATCCATCAATTCAAGCATTGTCTGCTCTAGCACTAGATGTAGCTATTCCTTCAGCTACCAATTGAGGGGCTTAATATCAGTTGCAGAAGTTACACaagctcaaattttttttttttttatagcgtAATAAGCTTAAATTTAGTTAAGCATTATTTGGTCAAAAATAAAGTTGTGTTTCCATATACCATGTATCATGATTAAGGATGTTCACTAAATGGTTCAAACCGTTAAATCAAACCAAATCAGACTAAACCATTTTTATTAGTATGGTTTGGTTTGAAAACTAAAATGATCTGTTTTGATTTATGATTTTCATATAAAATGATTTAATGTTCTGATCTGGATTTATAAAGTATTAAACCAAACCGAACTATAAATAGTAATAtgtgcgtgtatatatatatactctaACACATAAGCCCAAAAATAGAGCCTAGCTTTTGGTTGGCTATAGGCATAATTTTCATTTTAATAGTTTCAGAAACCAGAATTATACATTGATCTGAAAGTTACTTTGATAATTTCAATCTTTATTTagttaaaatatttttctttctcaaaatttttcgcCTTTCGTGTtgcaattttaattaaatcagaccaaACCGTAATTCACCGATCTAGTCTAggtttgaatgataaaataatctGATTTGGTTTGTAAAATTGACAAACCATAATTTATTGGTTTGGTTTAAGAATATTCTCAAACTAGACCAAACCAGAACGTGTACACCCTAATCAAGAAAAACTTCAGAAATAAGATAAATTTGTATTTGTAAATAAATGAAAAGGAAATATGGAACTTATGAGAAGTGAAGGTTAGACTTGAAAGTCTACGTATCTTTGCCTTAGCACTAGACTTTCCCAACCCAACCAGCTGAAAACTGCTTTGTTGCTAAGGAAAACATTTTATTAAGTACATAAACACAACTTAATTATCTTCGTCGAAATGGTTGGACTACAGCATATCTTGATGTTCTGCATCTTATCCTAGACTTATTAgtggagatttaattaatgataagCATGGTCCTCAACAACTCTAGCTGGTGAGGTAATGATGCAAGGATCTCTCACCCATTCTGCAAAGTGGATAccgattcaattaatatttagttgTGTTATGAAAAATATGCTGTAACCGTTGTGGCCCAGTAACTGTGGATGCAATTGACGATGCTCTCTACTTCCGCGCCACAATGGAATCCTATGTGCTGCTTTCTGCAGACCAAGATATAACGTTAGAACCTCCATATATTGCTAGCATCAACCCGCCAGTAGCTTCTTTACCTAAGTTGTCAATGTTTGATGctgatattctttttttttttttttcctgacagagagagagagagagagagaggataggaGACTAATGATGCTGATATTCTGCCTACTGAATATTTATGTATTTAACATGACATACTATATCATAAGAAGAAAGCAAGTGGGCTTTAATCTACTATTTTTCCTCCACTGATTTCACTTGGCCATTCATGACAGATAATCTGCAACTATAGCTCAACTCACCCATCTATAAGACGACAATTTGTGATGGTAGATCATCCAATCACACATCCAtcaaccctttttttttcttttaccaaGGTTCTGAGGATGCATTCAAGATTCCCAGCTACTGGAAGAACCCCCCGTTCAACATCCAACCACTTCCAATTATCCAACCATATCTGTGCCGTAATACCATCTCATCTAATCCAAGCAGCAATCCCATCTCATCAACTCCAGGGCCCTGCATTGCAGCTTCTAGCAAACACTATATCTACCCAACCCACAAATCATGTATGACATGCCTCACACGACATACCCCGAAGAAGAGTAACAATATTCTGATTACAGTCTTGGTGGATAAGAGCCTCCCATTATAAGTTTGTTGACGCTGGTGCGACCTGGTCAAACAGGCTCAAGACAAGCACCGCGAGGAAGCATAGAAACCTCTACCACGACTGGGCGAGAGCTTAGAAGCCTGTGGCCCGAGTGGTGCCACTTCATCAAAGAGGGAATTAACTTACAAACTTGTGAAATGTGAGGCTTATATGATCCACTTTGAGTACAGTACTTAAAACTGCTCAGTATCAATGCTTTAATTACAACTCGATTGCGTGTTAGTCCTTGAACAGAACAACCCATCCAGATATTCAACACACAAAGTACCACTTGAAAGCTCAGTTTGCAGGATAAGATAAGCTAAACAAGTCGATCTACTCTCAGGGATGTCATACATCTTCACACCAAATGCAGCACAATTTGTAACCTAGTTGAAACTCAGTGATATTCAAACAACAACCGTTGCCGTATCTTCAAAATTCAGCAACTGCTCATAGTATCCTCCTAAACACAAAACAAATCGGAATGAAGTAGCAAGTTGGAATATACACAAGTCTACAGTTGGAATATACACAAGTCTACACAAGTCCGATGACCAACCGGACACCTTAGTCATCTAGCTACGAGAAATACTTGAACAAGGCTCCTAAAGAACATAAGACGTGCGAGAACCCCGTCAACAAAGATATGATTCAAGAGACTTCATACAATTGATGCCTTTTCTCCCACAAACACTGACGTTGCAAACACCAAAAATGAAGCTAAAAAGCTCATACGTCAGCCTGAGAATTTCTTAATCTCACTCCACATCATACAAGGATCTTAACTGAGGTGGTCTACCATGCAATTAATTCTCTAAAACTACGAAAAGGCACCTTCAGCAATATGCATCGCCAGTCAAACtggttataaaaaattaaaatcaagtaAATAAAACACATGAAGAGAAGATTACAACAAAAACTCGAGGACAAAACTATGAgcaaatttgaatgaaaatataCAGGTAAAGCACAACACTACATTTGTTTCTTAATGGTCGGTCAAggatcaataaaaataaagaaaatatataatcatgttccAGCCTTCCGACGTCCGACTCTTGCAACAAAGCCAGCCTTAATGGGTGCAACTGATCTTGCAGAACCACActgaaagaaagaaatgaaatgattcagccaaaaaattaaaaaaaaaaaaggaatttgaATATCAAACTCAGCAACCAAAAATACAGAAACAATAATTCACTACTCAGAACAAGTTAAACGTCAATTGCATCAGAGGAAAAGAAAAACTGCAAATTCTTTCAAAGAAAAAAACATTTGAGCAACAAGAACCCTACAGCTTATGAGGAACAAGAACATGATGGGGTAATCGCTTCAAGCCCAAACAAGCTAATACAATAATAGTTAGGTTCTTGGATGCTTTGGTAAGCTCAAAAAGTACGGGATGATGGTTAACTACAGTATGCTTGGCAGCTTCTCTATACAACTTTTTCCTGCTCAAAACATGtatataattcatcattttgttTTCTGAATATGGATTTGTTGGCCCCCCGTAGGTGCTTGTTTAAATGACATCAGACTGAGGTAAAGTACTGTTGGAGGAATTTAAAGGCACACCTTTCTGATCACTATTATAAAATATCCAAGAATAAGAAAACCTATATCTACTTAACCTGCTAGTCCAGACAACCACTGCCATATCAAGCCTGATACAGTCAACTTGGTTGCACTCAACTGACACGTATATGTAACTCCCCATTTTAGCACGATGACAGAACAGCAAACTTGTAAAAGAGAACCATAGCACAACGGGTCATTTATACACTGGCCTCAGGTGGGTTGCAAACAATTATCACAATTTAGCCAAACAATGTAGGCAATAATTTTGCTATCATCATAGGCCAGTACTGAGGGCTGGGATGATCACATGCAAAGCAGTAAAAGCAATCTCTGTGAAAACAAAAATGGAGAACGCATGAAAAAAAGGAGGAAACTGAGTATACTGCTTTTTCTAAGATACCGAGACCCAACCCAATCTGAGACCAAATTGTCAAAACCAAAAATGCAGTCTATACTGTCAGAAAATCCAATCTCGATATAGAACCTAAGTGAGAGATCCTCCAAGCTGAACATAATCCCTTGCACCTCTGGAAGGTCTAATTATATGAACAGAATGTTGGAGTTGCAAGGTAGAACACATTATGACATGCATGCCTTATATTCCATCCAAGATCTCTCAGAATGATACAACAGTCTTATCAAACAAATAAATCAAGCGATCCAAGCAATATACTAGCTGATCATTGtaggatttcttctttttttttgggggaaaaATGGAGTTATATGCAGTAACATATACCAAAACTGATTAATTTTTTTCAACGAGAAAGGCAAACAAGAAGTCCCAAAAACTAGTCTGCGCTTTCTAAAGTATTCCGACCCAACCCAACTTTAAATCAAACTGACTGGACCTGAAAACAAGTGCATTGAAATGATGACAGCAAACCAATGTTTTTCGGGAAAAGACGTAAAGGAACTCCACCTAACACACTGATGTAATAATGGGAATAAAAGAATCCGATATTATGTCCCACTGATGTCAGATCACAATCATGAGAGACCCCGACCAAATCTGACAGTTAGTGCCTCTGAAATGCCTAGGGGTTCAtcagcacacacacacacacacacacaccgcacgcagaaagagagagagagaagggggataGGGATGGAGAGGGGAGATTAATAGGTTGCATACTCTTTAAGGCCTCAGAATCACGGTAAATTCTTATCATGCAAATGAATCAAGCAATGTAGGCAACATATTGGTTGATCATCATAGGCCTCATTACATAAAAGGACAGAAGCAGTCACAACAATCCAAAActgatttttaaaaaagaaaacaaagaaataaGATATGCCCAAAATTACAATGTGTTTTCTGAGTTACGAACCAAAGTCAAAGGACTCAAAAGCCAAACAGAAATGATGAGAAAAATAGTCGGGTCCAAGCTGCAACAGCAATATGAACTTTTGGAGAAAATAGAGGGAGAAAATGACACCCAATTCACTGAGGTAGTGAAAGAATTAAAATCCAATAACAACGATACTCGCGATGTGAGACATCAGTCTTGAAAGGTCTAAACCCCATGTGACCTTTCGAACCTCTGAAATACCTACCCATAAAAAtagaatgcttttttttttttttgattttttaatgagaTGGCCTCAGAATAAAAGGAGATTCTTATCATCCAACTGAATCAAGCAATGTAGGCAATATATTGGTTGATCATCATAGGCCTCGTCGAGTAATGATAGAAGCAGTAAAAAGAATCcaaaatgatttaaaaaaatagaaaaaggaaaATCCAAGAACTAAATTCCCTTTTCTACCAAAGTCAAAACCAAACTGACTGGAACTGAAAAATAGTCGGGTCCTAGCTGTAACAGCAATTGTCCTTTTTGAGAAAATAGGGAGGGAAAAGAAAGCCACCCAATTCATTGAGGTAGTGAAAGGACTAAAATCCAATCATATTGATCCTAATGATGTAGGATATCAGTCTTAAGAGGTCTAGATCCAATCAGACCATTTGAACCTCTGAAACACCTAACCATATAAAACAGAATGAGTTTTACGACACTTaggttctcttttttttctctttttgtgtCTTGTGTGTAGTTGGAGGGGTTATGTGTGCGCATGATATCACTTCCTTGCATTCCCTCAGAATGACAGGAGATTCTTATCATACAACTGAGTCAAGAAATGTAGGCAGTTAGGCACTATATCGGTCGGTCAGAGGCAGGCCTCACCAAACAAAAAAGCAAGACAAATGCAGCAACAAGTATGCTAATTGCAAAGTGAGTGTGAACatcaattttcaaaatttaacaaatacatacaaagaaaaaaataaattgagtgCCTACCTGCTCACAGCGGAGAAAGAACAAACGGTTTTCCTTAGAAAGAATTGTATCAGGACTTTTGCAGCCATTGCATATGACATACTCATCTGGGAAAAAAAGAGTCAAAATTACACAAATTAAAGATTACCGACATCCTCTGGGACCAaaagcataaaaaaaatttcCAAGTAGTGTTTAAAGTGTCACATAGCAGCACCATTCTCACAAAATTTAAGCTCCATAAACACTAAGCACCAACATAATAAACTATCGGCATCCATGGAGAAGTTCGTGGAATTTTCAATTTTATACCATTTCTTTTGTCAGCTTCAAACTCTGGAGCCTAGCCAGTATCAAATTACAATGCCCTGCTTCCTGTTTTCCATAATTGAAAGCACCCAAAACTTTGAAAACAAATTACTAATTTTGCATCACATTTATGCACAAGTTATCCATAATTAACAGTGAACCAATCGATTTATAAGGATATAAACCCTCACGCACGATGCTGCCATCGATATTTTCACGCATCATTCAATTTTCATGATGTTGTCCTTCACATTGGGTAACTACTCGTATGGAAGTATTTGCAAATACTAGGCGCACTTTATACACTTCATATGTAACTAGAAATAATAAACTGATCATATGTCTGAACTAGTACAAATGGCATAACTGACCAATCCAGGAGTCAAGCAGCGTATATCTTTCTTCTAACAGACCAGGTACTATTATAACATCATTACATCAATGATAATTAGTCCTTGCACCAGTAAAAAGGTAGTAAGGTACTCATAATGATTTTAAATGTGACAATTGCTTGAAGAATTGACAGGCCTTAGAACTTTTACTTAAAAGATAACATTAAGACACTTAGTATTCATGTAAAATGACTGATTTAACACATTTAAGGATATATGCCTACCATATTATATCTAATCATCTGTCAAcagtttataatatattaatgaatGTCGAACACTTGTTTTCTTCGTAAGAGGatgttaaatacttttaatgccaTAACAGAGAATTGGAAAAAGCATACATCCTTGTTTTTGAGTTTTCACCATAATTCTCCACATGTTGTTCAAATGACTTTTCAAGATTTCTTATATTTTGAGCCCTTTATTCTAGGCTCCAGTCCATTTCAACTAAAATGCACCAACTCAAAAGGATGGCAATTTAAAACTAGCATGTTGAAAATCTACCCTTACTACTAGGCAGGAAAAGTTTTTTTACGATGAATCATTACTTCTATGAACATAAtatttcttcggttctgtctctGATGTCTTTTCCTTGTCAATGCATTAGAATAGTGAAAACAACCAGAGTTTCATTTAACAATAATCGTTCACTGaatataacacacacacacacatacaatatatatatatatatataatatatatatacatatgtatatgttatatacatatatgtatatatgttatatacatatattatatatgttatatatatatcggTCCATAATAAATTACTCATCAAAAGGTGCTGATATATAAGCAGACTTCAAGATTAGAATAGACAATAAGAAAAATGTAACAGTGTTACATCACTTCAAAAATGTAAGTTTTAACATCAGGATAATAAACTTACTGACATATCTTCTAAGGATACCCTCAAAATTCTTTGGAGCAAACCTTCCCTTGATCACCAATCTCTGCTGCCCATCAAGGGATCCACTTGTTCCCATCTCAGCAAGTAAGAAAGTCATAACATGCTCAGGTTGCCTATGCATGCTGGACACCAAGTAAAATTTCATTAGCATGTGAATaaccaaaaaaaatatagaaatggaaaaaataaagaccaaaaaaatagtagattttcaaaacaataaattaaaaattaaaaaaaaaatgtcttTCAAACGTGGTATATTCATCCATGCTTAGTGAGTATATTCATGATTCTATGCACAGAGATTGTGCTGCATATGAAAGTGACAATCTTGACAAAGAGGAAACAACAAAGAATAAATCTAAAAAACAATCAAACAAGCATCCAGTTGATGTGTTGCAAAGGTTCAAATAACAACAATAAGGGATCTCTCTTTTGTTTGGTATACAAAGAAAAGCTGTAGTTCGCAACCGGATCAAGTTATATCGAACATATGGCAGAACAAAGACAGTCCATATAACCTTTGGCTTAAACATTGCAATCATAAATGACTCAAGATAGCCAAGTCCAATTTCCCGATATTGCTGCATTTTTCGAGAATAATAATGCATCTAGTTTATGAAAAATCAACCATCAGTCATGCAATATCAGATAATTCTGCCTGACCTGTATCTCAACCTATAATCTATACTGCATGATTTAGGAATGACTAATAATGATAAACAATTTGACACCTATCAGGGTATGATGTATTGCTTCAAAAACCACCAGAGCAGGATGGTATGACCAATACCATATCGTTCTGATGCAAAATTGGGGTTGGTACAAGTACTAGGATGTTGAAACCAGCTATATCGATACATACCCCATGCCGGTCTGAACCCATCCATATCAGCAGTATCGTACTGGTCGTACCAGTTGGTACCAAcggatttcaatttttttgaagttatcaATTTTGGTACTTGCTGTTGATACCAGTACCATACCaatataatgaaaaaataatacAGTCTTCGATATTGGTATTAAAACCTTCATAGAAGGCCAGGAAAGAAGCAGATGTCACCACCTGCCTCGCCAAAATTTTTCATAAAGCACCATGTGCCACAgaagtaaagaaaagaaaaacacaaCCATGACCAGTCTTTGCATATCTCTTGACCACAAAATTGCACTTATGCcccaaaaattcatcaaaaatgtTCGACAAAAGGTATCATATTAATTTTGAACTGGTGACAAAGATGCTCATGCTTAATTCCATTTTCATCTCATTAGTAGTACAAGGAAAAAAGGTATTCCAAA contains these protein-coding regions:
- the LOC105044845 gene encoding eukaryotic translation initiation factor 2 subunit beta isoform X2, producing the protein MAEENPAEMKEEVPELLDRVFNILRENNPDLAGDRRRTVMRPPQVLREGTKKTVFVNFMDLCKTMHRQPEHVMTFLLAEMGTSGSLDGQQRLVIKGRFAPKNFEGILRRYVNEYVICNGCKSPDTILSKENRLFFLRCEQCGSARSVAPIKAGFVARVGRRKAGT